A genomic window from Actinacidiphila yeochonensis CN732 includes:
- a CDS encoding DUF2637 domain-containing protein → MSRWNEQSEGRLPNRVQLSRAQRGLVSVVVIGAVAIAAIGFIGSYGAVRTLAQRKGFGDFAVVFPIGIDAGICVLLALDLLLTWLRIPFPMLRQTAWLLTVATIAFNGAAAWPDPIGVGMHAVIPLLFVVAVEAARHAVGRIADITADRHMEGVRWVRWLLSPLPTFLLWRKMILWEIRRYDDVISAEQDRLVYQAELRMRHGRAWRWKAPVEKLLPLRIARFGVPLKPGTALNGAGRGPGAGRELGAADDAEEKLLAAEAAVEKPSGHGAAEEPARTIAAAAVADEPGRKAARSEGSHAEPVAEAQRAAQAREPDPVQEDDTAAGGSGDPITADQQTPEPEDEAPPPEADGTADTTEASSTAPDETDGAPSPAPAEEHEVVLAGLSSNAAAVRYAIEVLDSTHTPEIVEWLKQRGRPVNRGQAHRITETEAAKRRKSRMRMVTTGAR, encoded by the coding sequence ATGTCGCGTTGGAATGAGCAGTCCGAGGGACGCCTGCCGAACCGTGTGCAACTGAGCCGCGCTCAGCGCGGATTGGTCTCCGTCGTGGTGATCGGGGCGGTCGCCATCGCCGCTATCGGCTTCATCGGGTCGTACGGCGCCGTCCGCACCCTGGCGCAGCGCAAGGGCTTCGGAGACTTCGCGGTCGTCTTTCCCATCGGGATCGACGCCGGCATCTGCGTCCTGCTCGCGCTGGACCTGCTGCTGACATGGTTGCGGATCCCGTTCCCGATGCTGCGCCAGACGGCGTGGCTGCTGACGGTGGCGACGATCGCGTTCAACGGAGCGGCGGCCTGGCCCGATCCGATCGGCGTGGGCATGCACGCCGTGATCCCGCTGCTGTTCGTCGTCGCTGTCGAAGCGGCTCGGCACGCGGTGGGCCGGATCGCCGACATCACCGCAGACCGGCACATGGAGGGTGTGCGGTGGGTGCGGTGGCTGCTGTCCCCGCTGCCGACGTTCCTGCTCTGGCGGAAAATGATCTTGTGGGAGATCCGCCGGTACGACGACGTCATCTCCGCGGAGCAGGACCGGCTGGTCTACCAGGCGGAGCTGCGCATGCGTCATGGGCGGGCGTGGCGGTGGAAGGCCCCGGTGGAGAAGCTGCTGCCGCTGCGGATCGCACGGTTCGGTGTCCCGCTGAAGCCCGGCACGGCGCTGAACGGTGCAGGGCGGGGGCCGGGAGCCGGCCGGGAACTGGGCGCGGCCGACGACGCGGAAGAGAAACTCCTGGCAGCGGAGGCGGCAGTCGAGAAGCCGTCCGGCCACGGCGCTGCGGAGGAACCCGCGCGCACGATCGCGGCCGCGGCGGTCGCCGACGAGCCCGGCCGGAAGGCCGCCCGAAGCGAGGGATCGCACGCCGAGCCGGTGGCCGAGGCCCAGAGGGCCGCACAAGCACGCGAGCCCGATCCGGTGCAGGAGGACGACACGGCAGCCGGCGGCAGCGGGGACCCGATCACCGCGGACCAGCAGACGCCAGAGCCCGAGGACGAAGCGCCGCCTCCGGAAGCGGACGGCACGGCAGACACCACGGAGGCATCCTCGACCGCGCCGGACGAGACCGACGGCGCCCCGTCCCCGGCGCCGGCCGAGGAGCACGAAGTGGTACTGGCTGGCCTGTCCAGCAACGCCGCCGCCGTCCGCTACGCGATCGAGGTACTCGACAGCACCCACACTCCGGAGATCGTCGAGTGGCTCAAGCAACGCGGACGTCCCGTGAACAGGGGGCAGGCGCACAGGATCACCGAGACCGAAGCGGCCAAGCGTCGCAAGTCGCGCATGCGCATGGTCACGACAGGCGCGCGGTAG
- a CDS encoding toxin glutamine deamidase domain-containing protein: MRRARYATSTSAAARIYRQALDEGEIDYGGAAWEAHERAQASAERARAAAQSGDHDAAERAAIDAKNHMNQAAAVVRYHTQGSVARVVESRKTNKQVDKALHAANPHYQQGVHAYSHNCSHVAQAYELRRRGLDVEAGPDSTDGRNVGELGDAWGGSFSFCDSSASDVGRSEVERAFGEPGSRGMVAVWWKNGGGHAFTVENVGGKVRFVDGQPTPPVTDASHYFSLAKASAFIRLDDKPTPSKKTLEPFIAS, from the coding sequence ATGCGACGGGCCCGGTACGCCACCAGTACGTCCGCCGCCGCGCGTATCTACCGGCAGGCCCTGGATGAGGGCGAGATCGACTACGGCGGGGCTGCCTGGGAGGCGCACGAGCGGGCGCAGGCCAGCGCCGAACGCGCCCGGGCCGCGGCCCAGTCCGGCGACCACGATGCCGCCGAGCGAGCGGCGATCGACGCCAAGAACCACATGAACCAGGCGGCCGCGGTGGTTCGGTACCACACGCAGGGGTCTGTGGCCCGGGTCGTTGAGTCCCGCAAGACGAACAAGCAGGTCGACAAGGCTCTGCACGCGGCCAACCCGCACTACCAGCAGGGCGTCCACGCCTACTCGCACAACTGCAGCCACGTTGCCCAGGCGTATGAGCTGCGTCGGCGCGGGCTGGATGTCGAGGCTGGCCCCGACTCGACGGACGGCCGCAACGTGGGCGAGCTCGGCGATGCATGGGGTGGGAGTTTCAGCTTCTGCGACAGCTCGGCCTCAGATGTCGGCCGGTCGGAGGTGGAGCGCGCCTTCGGCGAGCCCGGCTCCCGCGGGATGGTCGCGGTGTGGTGGAAGAACGGCGGCGGCCACGCCTTCACCGTCGAGAACGTCGGCGGCAAGGTCCGGTTCGTCGACGGGCAGCCGACCCCGCCGGTGACGGACGCTTCCCACTACTTCTCACTCGCCAAGGCCAGCGCGTTCATCCGGCTCGACGACAAGCCGACCCCGTCGAAGAAGACGCTGGAGCCCTTCATCGCCAGCTGA
- a CDS encoding AAA family ATPase: MPEQLATEQAQGLVPSPAREAAAVPATFLSGNITPPALTVPSHVSTEVRELIYSLPEPLRTAVLAALNTPDGVKITMGNAKGGVMKTTLSVYVALILALTGEPVLLVDADDTNKTCLKWQAAAGDDWPPLVTVVGYTGPAMAKQVTDLMARGFKHLVIDVGPTDKGVLKTAWMLTKRGIVPTQQHVGDVVQLTTTFDLLKEMGERIDLFVMLAKSFPKRSSFTNARDYIQGLINGESADHPDGLPSVDLLEGTIPLLEGIADTWGSIPDDFGHFGSVLAEALGVPASVIAEREAAWLKDEVEAQ; this comes from the coding sequence ATGCCTGAGCAACTCGCTACGGAGCAGGCCCAGGGCTTGGTGCCCTCTCCGGCCCGCGAAGCCGCTGCGGTTCCCGCGACGTTCCTTTCGGGGAACATCACGCCGCCTGCCCTGACAGTGCCTTCTCACGTCAGCACCGAAGTTCGGGAACTGATCTACAGCCTCCCGGAACCCTTGAGGACAGCCGTCCTCGCTGCCCTCAACACGCCTGACGGCGTGAAGATCACCATGGGCAACGCCAAGGGCGGCGTAATGAAGACGACCCTGTCGGTCTACGTTGCATTGATCCTGGCACTCACCGGCGAACCCGTTCTCCTCGTAGACGCCGACGACACCAACAAAACCTGCCTCAAATGGCAGGCCGCAGCCGGAGACGACTGGCCGCCCCTCGTAACCGTCGTCGGGTACACGGGCCCCGCCATGGCCAAGCAGGTCACGGATCTCATGGCGCGAGGCTTCAAGCACCTGGTGATCGACGTGGGCCCCACGGATAAGGGGGTCCTGAAGACCGCCTGGATGCTGACCAAGCGAGGGATCGTTCCGACCCAGCAGCACGTCGGCGATGTGGTCCAGTTGACGACTACGTTCGACCTCCTCAAGGAGATGGGCGAGCGCATCGACCTCTTCGTCATGCTCGCTAAGTCGTTCCCCAAGCGCAGCAGCTTCACCAACGCTCGCGACTACATCCAGGGGCTCATCAACGGGGAGAGCGCCGACCACCCGGACGGCCTTCCCAGCGTGGATCTCCTGGAGGGCACCATTCCTCTCCTCGAAGGCATCGCTGACACCTGGGGCTCGATTCCAGACGACTTCGGCCACTTCGGGTCAGTACTCGCCGAGGCGCTCGGAGTTCCGGCTTCCGTGATCGCCGAGCGAGAAGCTGCCTGGCTCAAGGACGAGGTGGAGGCCCAGTAA
- a CDS encoding bifunctional DNA primase/polymerase: MIGGLELALRCAERGWSVHPLLPGSKRPAGNCRRCRPPSTGARPPCGFPDADGCACGEAGRYCHGVRAATRERELIHRWWQGQDFGVGVATGPSGLVVVDLDDHDRPPPEQALLLPGVDLTQHPDTELDRVRTGADVLELLCRVRRAASLLETPATLTVQTPSGGIHLWYRTGDTSRYVQGAGRLGWQVDVRAGWSTAVAPGTVTAAGRYRIAGHQDSPVRLPRWVALELDRVGLRHRDPAAGPPHRVRLPRPTREHGPRDASAYAAAALRGELEAVASARAGRNDQLNRAGFRLGQLVGAGLLEHDQVHQALTDAAEQAGIDPGEAKAQSTLRRALQAGMRAPRTIPSPGARS, translated from the coding sequence GTGATCGGGGGACTGGAGTTGGCCCTGCGGTGCGCTGAGCGGGGGTGGTCGGTGCATCCGCTGCTGCCGGGGTCGAAGCGTCCGGCGGGCAACTGCCGCAGGTGCCGGCCGCCGTCGACCGGGGCGCGCCCGCCGTGCGGCTTCCCTGATGCGGACGGGTGTGCGTGCGGTGAGGCCGGGCGGTACTGCCACGGGGTGCGGGCGGCAACGCGGGAGCGGGAGCTGATCCACCGCTGGTGGCAAGGCCAAGACTTCGGCGTCGGCGTGGCCACGGGACCGTCCGGCCTGGTGGTGGTCGACCTCGACGACCACGACCGTCCGCCGCCGGAGCAGGCGCTGTTGCTGCCGGGCGTCGACCTGACGCAGCACCCGGACACGGAGCTGGACCGGGTGCGGACCGGGGCGGACGTGCTGGAGCTGCTGTGCCGGGTACGGCGGGCGGCCAGCCTGCTGGAGACCCCGGCGACGCTGACCGTGCAGACCCCGTCCGGCGGGATCCACCTCTGGTACCGCACCGGGGACACGAGCCGATACGTGCAGGGAGCGGGCCGGCTCGGCTGGCAGGTCGACGTACGGGCCGGCTGGTCCACCGCGGTCGCTCCCGGCACCGTCACCGCGGCCGGCCGCTACCGGATCGCCGGCCACCAGGACAGCCCGGTCCGTCTGCCGCGCTGGGTCGCACTGGAGCTGGACCGCGTCGGACTGCGCCACCGCGACCCGGCCGCCGGCCCGCCCCACCGGGTCCGGCTTCCCCGCCCCACCCGCGAACACGGTCCGAGGGACGCCTCCGCGTACGCCGCCGCGGCGCTGCGCGGCGAACTCGAGGCGGTGGCATCGGCCCGCGCCGGCCGCAACGACCAGCTCAACCGCGCAGGTTTCCGGCTCGGGCAGCTGGTCGGGGCCGGGCTGCTGGAGCACGACCAGGTCCACCAGGCGCTCACCGACGCCGCCGAGCAGGCCGGGATCGACCCCGGCGAGGCCAAAGCCCAGTCCACCCTCCGCCGCGCACTTCAGGCGGGCATGCGCGCGCCGCGCACCATCCCGAGCCCGGGAGCACGGTCATGA
- a CDS encoding HD domain-containing protein, with the protein MHDDLPTVTSVDDVRALAELAHAGQVDKIGTAYFTHVQAVADGLAPFGDDLVMAGLLHDVVEDTAWTAERLLAAGVPGRVVAIVEAVTNQDGVPYEDKIRRITRDPLATLVKIADNAHNSRPDRAAQLPAAKRDRLAAKYRAARAELWPAAHRSDIEAIVRIVNPALLTELGEHVAGAPATDPGTSAGSAGPASVTSQKG; encoded by the coding sequence ATGCACGATGATCTGCCGACGGTGACGTCCGTCGACGACGTCCGCGCGCTCGCCGAGCTCGCCCACGCCGGCCAGGTCGACAAGATCGGCACCGCGTACTTCACGCACGTCCAGGCCGTGGCCGACGGGCTCGCCCCGTTCGGCGACGACCTCGTCATGGCCGGCCTCCTGCACGACGTCGTCGAGGACACCGCCTGGACCGCCGAGCGGCTGCTCGCCGCGGGCGTGCCCGGCCGGGTGGTCGCGATCGTGGAGGCGGTGACCAACCAGGACGGCGTGCCGTACGAGGACAAGATCCGGCGCATCACCCGTGATCCGCTGGCCACGCTGGTGAAGATCGCCGACAACGCGCACAACTCCCGCCCCGACCGGGCCGCCCAGCTGCCGGCCGCCAAGCGCGACCGTCTCGCGGCGAAGTACCGGGCCGCCCGGGCCGAGTTGTGGCCGGCCGCGCACCGGAGCGACATCGAGGCGATCGTGCGGATCGTCAATCCGGCGCTGCTCACCGAGCTGGGCGAACACGTAGCGGGCGCGCCGGCCACGGACCCCGGCACTTCCGCCGGCAGCGCCGGACCCGCGTCCGTCACCTCGCAGAAGGGGTAG
- a CDS encoding conjugal transfer protein — translation MLNLPEKQPRGGEEEKTAAGDEREFGSGPEEPGRRPAPRAGLGWAEEEETSGRSFARRAGRVAIWCVIALAALTGVRTWVFPAKTPPPVTQSDPQAEARKNDVPVEAAQQIAARFARSYMNLNSADKDARTKELEADLAKGIDPKLGWDGSGMQLVAQTIPGAVTQTGAHRARVSVDVRVSVTTTVKGKAATTSGWRALEVPVAQVGDRVVVTGQPALVGLPGAVSYNAPEGPEADSGLSNATREVVKDFLTAWAAGDADQASAPGADIQALGAGMSLDALDSWVVDAGTGDRRTGTAVVRWALAGAQLQQTYQITITKVSAGGASRWQVDAVSAKTA, via the coding sequence ATGCTGAATCTTCCCGAGAAGCAGCCCCGGGGCGGTGAAGAGGAAAAGACCGCCGCAGGGGACGAGAGGGAATTCGGCAGCGGCCCGGAGGAGCCCGGGCGCCGGCCTGCGCCGCGGGCCGGGCTCGGCTGGGCCGAGGAGGAGGAGACCTCCGGGCGCTCCTTCGCCCGGCGCGCCGGGCGGGTGGCGATCTGGTGCGTCATCGCCCTGGCGGCGCTCACCGGCGTGCGCACCTGGGTGTTCCCGGCGAAGACGCCGCCGCCGGTGACCCAGTCCGATCCGCAGGCCGAGGCCCGCAAGAACGACGTGCCGGTGGAGGCGGCCCAGCAGATCGCCGCCCGCTTCGCGCGCAGCTACATGAACCTCAACTCGGCCGACAAGGACGCGCGGACCAAGGAGCTGGAAGCGGACCTCGCCAAGGGGATCGATCCCAAGCTCGGCTGGGACGGCTCGGGCATGCAGCTGGTCGCCCAGACCATCCCGGGCGCGGTCACCCAGACCGGCGCGCACCGGGCCCGGGTCTCGGTCGACGTGCGCGTCAGCGTGACGACCACGGTCAAGGGCAAGGCGGCGACGACGTCGGGCTGGAGGGCCCTGGAAGTGCCGGTCGCGCAGGTCGGCGACCGGGTGGTCGTCACCGGGCAGCCCGCGCTGGTGGGCCTGCCGGGCGCCGTCTCCTACAACGCCCCCGAAGGACCCGAGGCGGACTCGGGCCTGTCGAACGCCACCCGCGAGGTCGTCAAGGACTTCCTCACCGCCTGGGCGGCCGGCGACGCGGACCAGGCCTCCGCCCCGGGCGCCGACATCCAGGCGCTGGGCGCGGGCATGTCGCTGGACGCGCTCGACTCCTGGGTCGTCGACGCGGGCACCGGCGACCGCCGCACCGGAACCGCGGTCGTGCGTTGGGCCCTGGCCGGCGCGCAGCTCCAGCAGACCTACCAGATCACCATCACCAAGGTCTCTGCCGGCGGCGCGAGCCGCTGGCAGGTCGACGCGGTCAGCGCGAAGACCGCGTAA